The DNA segment TTTGAACTCTAAAGCTCACTTCCTATCTTACCTGTGTCAGAGCTGCACGTCCAGAGTTTGACAGTGGAGTCAGAAGAAGCTGATGCCACCAGTAATTGAGAGGAGGACAGAGACATGGCATCCACTGCACACACGGGCCCGGAGTGTCCCGAACACACTGCACATGCTGTGAACTGCAGCAGAAGATGGACAaacttaacactttttttttcttttttttacttttgtgatTACAGATTTCCTGATCACAGATTATGTCCATAACTGACCAAGCTGTGTCATTCCAGTTCTAAAGTTTTTGAGGCTTTTATCATGCTGTAGAATTAATTTTATCAAACAGGATGATTTGACAAACAGTGTGACAAACAATCAGATACATTTTCTAATCAATTGCTAAAAAAGCTTGCGCTGTTGTTTTCCCACCAGAAATAATGAGCATTATGCAATTGAGGATCTGGGCAAATTGCAACAAACCTATTAAATTAAGAAATCAATCAGTTACAAATTGTTGTAACTTGGacaattatttacattatgttaTAATTGTAATGTGGTATCACCAAGGGCTTTCTTAACATAAGGGATTAATCACAACTGGTTGCTTTTCAAaagatattcaaaaaaaaattgaaagggTTTTGAAACCCAGTGGAAagtgatgttttatatatatatatatatatatatatatatatatatatatatatataaaacatatttttaaaaattataaaagaaggcagcatgaaaaacaaatctttaaaagctgttgatttattatttaatattttatccaatgtattGCATAACAGAAACGACCAAATAAATGTTGTCAGCATAGGTGATCATATTAACTGTTGTTGTTGTACACACATACCTTCCCATCCTGCTTCTCCCAGACAATAACATTATTATCTGACCCACCAGACACCAGCTGGGTTTCCGGACCTGCAGAAATAAACAGCTTACGCTTCTACGTTCAAAGTTCCTTTGTTTGTATTGAAAATGCAATAATGTCTATCCATGAAGATAAaacatttcacactttttttaaacCTCTAAAACTGAAATGTCTGTCAACAgcctattaaacatttattaacggTGGTCAATGTAAAACACTTACTGCAGTCTTGTTTGTGAACCCATTGGACAGCATTCACTCTTCCAGTATGTTTATTCAGCACCTCAACAATCCTTATTTCCTGATAACAATTCATAAACAAAATCATGACACACCTGTCACACTTTCACTGTCACCGATCTTATTTGACAGTTTATCAAAtactaaagacatttattatgaaaCTACTTGATCGGAAGAATGCATACTCTAAACACAGGTTTAAGGTCACAGTTTGCACAACACTGCATTAAAGAATCGGAACTTGTAAGtgcatatgtaaaatataataacatgccacagagcagcagcagcatcacctCAACTAAATCAAGTGAACAGTCATACAGTCAATAACGTTACCTGAGGATTATAAAGGGCAACTGAATTACATGTCCCAAATGCGATAAGACCTCCTCTGCCCCATGACACAACATTAGGAGCGCGATTAGCACAACAAAAGACATGACATGTGTCCATTACAGGCGCTGCCATCTTCACCGCCGCTGTGTGTTACAATTAAAAAGAACCGGGAGAATATGCCACCGATAGTAGTTCCTGaaagagttatttaaaaataCGATTCTCTAAAGATATAGTTGAAATAGATTAAATAacatttgtattgcatttattattagaTTAGATCAATTAAGCAAGACACAATTATGCAAAGCACCGGCAGATATCAAGACACAGACGTCACAGAGTAACCGGATGTAAATTCAAAACAGacgtttgtgtgtgcgtgtgtaactTGATTTGTCGTCCGGCTTCAAACATCACTGTTTAGATTTGACTAGACTGTATCAGCCTCTCTAaagttttatttgtctttttttgacATAAGCGCTGTTTTAAGCGGTGGATGTTGACATGGAAGACAGTGAAAAGAAAGCCCCATCGGTGATCGATCGATATTTCACGCGCTGGTATAGAACTGGTAACGTATGCCCTGAATCTGATCAGTAGTCCTTTTTTACTTTAAGTCAATGGATGTTTAGATcagcgtttatatatatatatatatatatatatatatatatatatatatatatatatatatatatatatatatatatatatatatatatttccagatGAATTGGTTGATTAATTGATTATAATGCTATTTGGTGTAAATACTTACGTAGATCTAAAGGGAAAATCATGTGAGGATTACTGCATTTTACAGCACTCCAACaggtaaatatattatattctcTATATATATTCGTTATACTTTGTAATTTTGTGTAAAGTGTTTCTTAAACTACGTACACTTTTGCAAGGTTAACTTATTTAAATTAGCAGATATTAACgtcatatatacgtatatatatatacgtatatgtgATTGAAAAGTTTGTTATAGTGATATTCGTATCACTATATCAGAaacttttcaaatgcattttatgtataGATTAGATTTTAATCGGTACATAAATCCCAAATCCAGACTTTCAATTCTTATTTTAAAGTCCTACATTTTATAAAGATACTACAACATATTTTAATCTACAATTATCTAAACCAACCATGTATGTAAATTGTCTGAAATTGTTCTTATACAGTTTTACATCTGCTACACAATTGTACACAGTCTATAATctgagatatatttttaaatgacaccACAATGCAAAAGTTCAAGATGAAATGTATTGGCACTTTTGTTTAATTTCTAAAAGTCCACAGGGTCAAAAGTGATAAGCAGCCATCTATACTCATCTCTAAActcttgtttttcttcttatGAGGATATGCGTCATCACACTTGCGGAGTCTCATCCTATCCTTCAGAACGGACGaaaaatcaaaaacataaactACCAGATCAGTGATGGATGCAGTCGTCTGAAGAACAAGGTGTCTGGAAAGTCAAAGCGAGTGAGTACTTTTGCCTCGACTGATTTTCACACTGTCAGTGCATCAGTCAATACATGAATGATTGTGGTGGTTAATTACTTGTATATCTTAATTCACACTTTCCCTGAACATCGTCAGTAAGCATCATTTATTCTGCAGGGTGGTCAGTTCCTGACGGAGTTTGCTCCACTGTGTAGAATAACGTGCACAGATGAACAGGAGTACACTATATTCAGGTCAGTTACACAGACTGCCGCTGGATATACGTAACATTCAATTACTCTAATCTGAAAATGATGTCAATTCAAACAATATTTCCCCAGCTGTATCAGAGGACGTCTCCTAGAAGTAAATGAAGCCATTCTGAACAAGCCAGATCTGTTATTAGAAAAGGTGACTTATagtacagcttaaaaaatataATGGAAAATCACCTTTTAAACTTTTCCAAATTTAAGACCACGTTTGaattttgcattcttttttttttttggcacagccTTCCACAGAGGGATACATTGCCGTTATATTACCTAAATTTGAAGAGAGTAAGAGTGTCACTGAAGGCCTTCTGACCAGAGAACAATACGAAGAGGTTCTGACGAAAAGAATCCAACAAAAGCCTTGCTGACATCAACTTACactttgaagctgctgccacttacatttcaaaaaaacatcttgaGAAAATGAAGACTTGTCTGCTGGATCCAGAACAGTCTTGGATTTCACTGGAGTGCATTTTGTTTGACCACTGTTCATGAGATACATAATGCCAGTGTCAtgtgtattgtttattttattgtttcattaaaacagttttaatttgAGAATTACCAGGTCTGCGTCCTTGCAGACACATTATTTCCCTTCCAGCTGCTGTATAACTGCTTATAGCCCTAACGATTTGGAGATTATTATAGTTTGAGTAAATGCTAAATAAAGGAACAGCTCCCTTCTGAGCATTTTCAACTGGCTCATGTTAGTTATGTTTTTATTGAtgcaatttattttacacaaactaAGATCAGTGCTCTCAAATTTTTCCAAACCGATTGcacaaattacaaatatttacatatacaaaaaaaaagtattgacaCAAAACTTGCACTCACAGTGgtgtatgtaaatgtgttttcaatATAGCTGAACATATATCCAACAGAAAACATTTCAATAGTCTTGATGTTAGGATGTGCTTTAATAAATGTGTTAACTGAAGAGAAGAATGTGGCGTTAGTTTGGAGAAATGTTTAAAAGTGAATAAGCATGTCATGTTTTGTGCATAAATAAATCACTCGGacataaatatattaagaaaaataatgtatatttcgattttctttttcattcaatGGTCCAACACTAATACAACTTTATGTCCTAGCTGCACAATCATCTCTAAAGCGTATGGTTTGACTGACTTAGTATAAATCAGAGGAACATTTTAGCAAAGGATCAACTAGAATTGGTGTGTGAATGGAAACCCAATTCTGAAGAGCCTTTTAATCTGTGCCATATTAAAAAGTTGCACTTCAGTACACGACAGCTTAAACTATTGATTTATATACTGTTTTACTCTAACCTTTTAGAATAATGTACCAAAGCTTGACTTACATTGTTAGAACGGAAGtcaaaatacaaatcacagtgaCCTACAAGGCAGTCAATACTATTACAAGACTCTCACTCCTACAAAAGTTCATTTAAAGGCACAGTTcgcctgaaaatgaaaatcatgtcattaattgcttgccctcatgtcattccaaacctgtatcatTTTCTATGGAACATACAATATgctgttttgaaatatttttgtccatataatgaaaggaGTTTTTTGAGACTTCAAAACCTGGTATCAAGTCATACTggcttgaaatgacatgagggtaaactaacgataacagaattttcatttttgggtgaactacccctttaaaaggAACGGTCTCTTTCATTATCGTCCTTCACAAATGCCTCTTTGGAAAGTACTCTCAAACAGAATCAAGATGCTGATTTCTCATACTAATGTCCAAAGTCACTGATTTTCCTTCAGCATTGAGCAGACTGCCCTGTGGCTAGACCAGTGTAGAAAGATGATTAAAACTGGATATATTTGGCATTGTACATGAGGCAGTTTTGTTAAATACAGtgtgcagagttttttttttttgcatcaaaacaTTTATCCTGTACACCTCAGTGTTGGCTAATCACGAGAGACGCAGCTGAATATGGTTTCGGTTAAAACCATAGCTTTTTTACCAGCCGTTACACTTGAAAGAGTTGCATGATGACTTGAACACATGCAATCAGTGAAGGGGTTTTTCCCTCAACATATTTTGGTATCTGGAACGAGGCTGGTAATGCTAACACGACTGTACACCACAAAGCGAATGGGCAGAAGCACAAAGAATGGCACGTCGTGAGCGAGTGCATTGCACCGTGTGTGTGAGAACAGGCAGAAGCGCCTTTGGTTTTCAGAGCTATTTGCTCTCCAGGAATGATAAACTGGCCATGTGCTGCTCAAGGGATTTGACCCCAAAGCCGTTGGAGCCTTTGCCATTCAGGGTTTCCTCGCTGACGGTCGTGTTCAGCCGCTTCTCCCTCCTGTGCTGAGGCGAAGCCACACAGCTGCATTCTGATTTACACTGGAATTAAAGGTAGAAGATAGAgtttaataaaacatataaaatagagtTAAAAAGCGAGctcaatttaatatataatatcaaCCTATTTGGATACAATTAAAAAGTTAAACTAGATCACATCATGTTGCTACTTACCTTTCTGATGAGTTTATTACAGATGGGCAGTAAATAGACCACCACTGTCAAGATGTCTTTTGCATTCTGTATGGATGAGTCAACCTGACCGAGACAAGAAAAACAGATGGATCATTAGCTGACCAAACTACCCAAAATACTGTTTTGTTTACAAGTATACCTTGCGGATGCTTGTTTGGGCCCACATTTCGGTCAAGCTGTCATTTCGCAGCGACAACAATCTACACATTTCTGACAGGTGATTTGTAGAACAGACTGGTTCAGATATAAttggtttttgtgaaataatatgcTTGGAAACTGTGCGAGGGCTCCAGAAGACAATGCTGGGAGATCCTGATTAAGCTTGTTTTATCCGGAGATCGTTTTCTTGGTTCCACAGCCACGACACGAACACAGCCTCTATAAACCTATTTAAACCTGCCTCTGGCTGTGACCTTTGCTTTATCAGAACAGAAGGATGACCCTGGACAGCATGCCATTTAATCAGGTTAAATGGAGTCAGGAAATAGAGTAAGGTCAGTGTCTTTGCAGGAGAAACAGATCTATTATCTAATCACATGTGGCAGTAACCTGTGATTTTCAACGTTAGTTCATATTGTTCTCTTTAAATTTCTGAAATTAAGATGAATCTATATCATTTGATGTCCTCAGATTCTAAATGATGAATTATAGTGCATTATTGGATTCAACGGTCAAGTCAAACAAGCAAAAACCTCTACTCTGTCTTATCTGCTCCATTCACTGATGTACAAGAAGAGTCTGTAGCTGTTATACTGCATTACCTTCTGAAAGATGGCACTCTTGCCCTGAACCGGAGTCTTGGCACAGACCTGCAGCTGTTGACATGCGTCTGACAGCTTCTCTGTCTCAGACAGAACAAGGATTCTGTCTTCATCCAGCAGCTATAACAGACACAACATGTGGCCTTAGCATTTAAAGCAGAACACTTGAGAGATGGGAACTCTAAACAAACCGCAACACAGCAGCTCTTTTGCTTGAAGACTTGTTTTCTAGATTAgacatcattttttattatgttcGTTAAAAATTTTCTAATATAAACATGACATAGGCTGTATAGGACacttgacaatttttttattcaagaaaACAAGGTAATAAACTACAATTGTGGAAGTGGCTTTATTTTGCTTGAAAAGTTACTTTTTCATTAAATACCTATATGtctaaatattaagcagcaaaagcggttttcaacattgataagaataagacaagtttcttgagcactaaatcagcatatgcTTTCATCTGGCAATGAAGACTGaattaatgatgcagaaaattcacaggaataaattacattttaagatatattaaaatataacagttattttaaactgaaattacTGTGAGAATAAAatacttacttaaaaaaaacattataaattactgatatatatatatacacacacacacacacacacacacacacagacatacacacatacatgcatatatatacacaaacacacagagagagagtatTATATTGTGGCATTTAGTTTTTTATGCACATAGCATTGCTTTCCTTTCTACGACCCTTACAGGATTTCCTGTGGCAAGGACAAATTAAACAAATCTAATAGCCCTAATTGACACTTTCACCAAAAACTACATTATAGGTTTACCAAAGTGAGGTAACTGCTGAATTTGAACTGATGGGTAAATAAATGGATTCAAGCAATTTGATTTAGCTGTACTCTGCTTACAGCTGGGGAAATGCATTGTGGGTCAGGCATGTTTGAGATAATTAATCAAACCATGCAGGGTACCACGTGTGTCAGGCTCTGTGATTATGGATGAGTGGCCCCTGTCCGCCCCAGCCGGAGGAGGGTTAAGTAACACTGATCCACGTCTCTGTGGTCCCCCAATAAGATGGATGGCAGTCATTACAGTCCTTTATTTACAGATGTCTAATTAAACTGTGTTAAATAAGGGCCTGGTGGGCATGTGGGAGCATTACCTGTGTGGAGAGAGAGTGGAGGATGTGGCACAGCTGGAGACCTTGGTCTGACAACACCTAGAAAACATTCCATAATGTAAGGCCTTACTCTTTCCCAGAGTGAATATTACACAAGTTTAATTTAGCAGGGTTATGAAATACTGTGATTATAATCACAAAAACTAGTTTAAGGTGcatcaagatatatatatatatatatatatttttttttttttttttcttttttttattattattatttgcattgaagtaagaaaaacaaatgtttttcctGGACATATCCTGGCTGGGATTTCTGAATTGCCTAAAATGGGTGAGTTTTGGCTTTGTTTACCTATTGTTTTCATAACTGCTGAAGGTAATTACtgaagtagtttgaccaatagcgtGCAGCCATTGTATATAATCAACCAATCAGGGCAtgtgagaaggtgggatctacagagaaacGTCAGagtgatacaaaaaaaaacacttacagaAAATATGTAAAGTCATGTCAAttggaaaacaaagccaaaacccagacattttaaacaatttttaaaaatcccagcCAGGGCATGTTCGGGGGAAAAGTGGATGCAAGGTCACCCTAAGTTTATTCTACATACAGAACACCAAGAACGATATTGCTCAGTTTATTATTAGCACATGCAGCAGTTTTGTCATCTGTTAATTAATtatgattggctgtcaatgtgtTTCATCATTCATCAGCTGCAAAATCTTGATTGCAATGATATTGCTTatctgtgttattattattatgataaaacGTATTACTCTGTTATATCATTATAAAACTCATATTCTCATAGAATAAGAACGATTATTACAATACTTGCAATATTTGCAACATCTCCCGCCAGAGGGAAACTAAAATTGTGGGAATTGCAACATGAAGTCAATGCAGTGAAATCAAAATAGGTCAGAAAGAGGAGGTGTGTAGACATATTAAAGGAACGTTGCTGTGCTGTTCTGCTGTGACGCTGAGCAGGTAAGCTTGCTCTGTCAGATAACAGCCtgtgtttgggtggaggccagtGTGCCCTACTAATAGAACGACACACTGTCTAATCAGCATTTCCTTCCCATTCACAGACACATCCTGCTCTGGATCACAGTATCCCACAAATGACAGCTGGcccttttaataatatattgatccATCTTTCCAGGGGATTCATTGCTCTTAATGGCACCTCGAACAGATTCAATTAAAAAACCTATGAGAGAGAATGAATACTGGCGTACCTCAGCCTGGTGGAATAGATCCAAAGTTGTCTTCAGTAGGCCTTCCCCCCTTAATCACAGATGGCAAAACAGCAGAGAGTTAATGAAACATCCTTAGAAGATCCATAAACCCGATAGTGTAGGTTGACAGAAAGTGCAGATAAACAACAACATGGTTTTGTTTTTCTGAACAGACATTTTTCATAAAGCTTAAACTTTCCAGCATGCTGTCCTTCATTTCCTGTGTAATAAAACCCTACTCGAACCAATCTGATAATCTGATAAATGGACTATGAATTTTATGAAAAGGTTTCTCCAGGGAGTTACCTGGTGAAGAGGTACATGGAATAGGCCATGCTGGATGTGATCTGACACAGTCGAACCATCTGGTGGTCCTGCTCATCCCAGCGCTCCACCTCTGAGTCCACATCTGAGGTCAGGAGACACAGTTCCAGCCCCAGCTTAGCGATGCTGGTTTGCTCCTTTATAAATGAACATGACTCTTCAGATCATGGCCACAAGGATACATTCAGTTGAAATGAATACTGACAAATTACATAAtggttatataaatatgtttttcagaGGTTACGTTAACAGAGAATTTTCCACTGCTCACCatattataaaatactaaataataatgcATCTGGTACATAGCAATTACAAGCTTTAAAACATTCCCACACTAAAATAATTaacctgtttaaaaaaatttcTGTATATGAGagtgttgaaataaaataaaattataattattagatgGAAAATCTTGCCAACTAATTGAAATAAGGTATTACAATttgtaaaactaaaactgaaataaaataaattaaggaactgtaaatataaatattaaaaaaagttaaaaaatgacaatagcacataacaaacaattaacaattaaattaatttaacaattaaagttaaaactgaaaatataaaaataaaagctattttaaaatattaactaatactataatagtatatatagaaataatatgaaaataatactaacactaataataaatcatctagTAAGACTAAACATGCTCTAAATGTGTTATATATGCAGTCGTTTGAGGTTTAGACtttcaaatgatttttaattaataaataaaactaaatcaacGAGTTCCATCACACTTAGGCTGATCAgttgttcattttatttctttaaatcctAATAAACTTGAATTGTAGCTTGTGTTTTGTCAAGTCCTGTTCATTACAGACTTTATCTCAAACATGATTAGGTTTTGGGGGTCATGGActaaaaatgcaaatattgtaATCTACATATGGAAATGTAATGGCAAACATCTATTTAATTTTTAGGACGAAGAATTACAAATAAGGTAAAGAATAGAACATGAAGAAAAATATTCAGCCGTGTCTTTTCAAACTGACAGATAAAAAATGCCATTACTCGTTCATTAACTTGTCCGTACATAATGTTTTATCAGGAGAAATTGTACCTCAGCGTCAAGTTTGGCAGCCTTGACTGTCTTTAGGCTGACAGAATGTTTCTAGACAAGAGATGAAGCAGTAAATATTGTAAGATATGATATGGTaagaaaaaatctataaaaaaattgtgtgtaaGACTTACCCCTGGCCTGGGCAGAGACAAATATGTTTTCTTATCACCTAAAACGAAGAAATTGTAAGTATTACAAccaaaaaaacattcacatttacatacagtaccCTCCAAAATATAACACTTGGCTCAAATACATGTCTAGCCTGAAAATGGCTGTGGATAATGATGTGGATGAACAGAAACAAAGGCAGGATCTTGGGGGATGACAGTTTGTTTTGGGAAGTATCTCAGTTGGCAATGATGATGACTGGGAGCCTCTCATCTGGAACAAAAACATCTCCCCAGCCGCCGGGTTTCTGTCATGTTACTGATGCCTTCCTTCAGACAAATATCGTTGCCACATAAAGATCTTTATGAACTGTGTGAAAAAACCACAGTTTCACCCGGAAGAGCCGCTATCGCTCAAATACATCCTTGAGCACTATGTCCAAATACAGATGAGGGAAAAGACTTTCACAGCCCTGTAATCTCACTGGGGCCACTATAATGCACCCTTAACCTTGCCCACAGAGATTTATCCAGCCTCTATTCAATTATCTCATGTGAGGGATGTGGATGCAGTGTAAATGTCAAAGCCGCACATCTTTAGCGGCTGGAAAAGATTGCAATCTGGCCGCGAGGAAAAAGACCTTTAAATACTGTTATCTGCCTATAGCCATGAACAAATGAATTTTGTGCACCTGAAAATAACAGCTACTGATGCATTCAAAGCACCCATGAAATCCAGATTACAGTTTTGTTGTATGTACTGTGGTTAATGCAAATATCATACAATACATAAACGCCTTTCATGTATTGGGTTTGAGTTTGTAGTCCTAAAAGTCGGCCTACAATTTGATGTCATGACTGAACGGCTTTATTAACGCACCTCTGCGGCCCTCGAACACATCGTTGATCTCCTTCAGGAGGATGGCCATGTCACACAGCTGGGACTCCCAGGCCTCGCAAAACACATCCAGATTTTCTTTGGCAATCTTGCTGGTGGGGTGCAGAGCAAGGGTCTGTGCTGCTGAGATGATCTGAGAGGACACATTGTGAGGAAAcacttttttaaccttttttcgAATGATTTTTAACTAGATTTTAAATACAAGACCGTTCAAGTTCAGGTcagtctgattattattatttttttaaatcagtacttttattttgcaaagaTGGATAATTAAATCTATTATCAAACATTTATTAATGGATTATCAAATGTAACCGCACATTAATACATGTaacaatacattataatattaaaaaatatttacacatatatatatatatacacataaacacacacacacacacatatacatatatacatatatatatatatatatatatatatatatatatatatatatatatatatatatatatatatatatacatatatatatatatatatatatatatatatatatatatatatactcacaaacacacacacacacacacacacacataataacgcacaataataaatacaaatatatagatataaactTGCCTGAAGTAACAGTTGCCGAAAATTCagaggaataagttacatttttaa comes from the Carassius auratus strain Wakin unplaced genomic scaffold, ASM336829v1 scaf_tig00214237, whole genome shotgun sequence genome and includes:
- the LOC113091593 gene encoding protein Simiate-like, which encodes MEDSEKKAPSVIDRYFTRWYRTDLKGKSCEDYCILQHSNRICVITLAESHPILQNGRKIKNINYQISDGCSRLKNKVSGKSKRGGQFLTEFAPLCRITCTDEQEYTIFSCIRGRLLEVNEAILNKPDLLLEKPSTEGYIAVILPKFEESKSVTEGLLTREQYEEVLTKRIQQKPC